In Zymoseptoria tritici IPO323 chromosome 7, whole genome shotgun sequence, a single genomic region encodes these proteins:
- a CDS encoding uncharacterized protein (No reliable hits with protein databases, neither with hypothetical (not significant). Probable M graminicola specific protein (novel gene). unknown function.): MKVCRTAVIAVMLAALGEAFPTDAKRDAFAPISVDKSRLSPYYGSGNNYKKRDPAFAPISVGEDNSVHKDSNSPYYGDRQNYKRDADPAFAPISVGEDESAHKDSNSPYYGDRQNYKRDADPAFAPISVGEDSSVHKDSNSPYYGDRQNYKRAPEAEAEASPSEKEEKRAHTLLDQNVLGPPVLLYPRLASKATLTMRVDAISTFLSALSGVSAVCVLPIGARYFAHPDPKFNKALLLSSNYPPAKFGPYKEHACEREPGGSGILHWRCAYGDKIKSEICSNDFWVTLSNEFLHNSGQPCHVDTTDGVNHGVWICVLE; encoded by the exons ATGAAGGTCTGCCGCACCGCTGTCATTGCTGTCATGCTCGCCGCACTGGGCGAAGCCTTCCCAACCGATGCAAAGCGAG ATGCCTTTGCTCCCATCTCAGTCGACAAAAGCCGCCTCAGCCCGTACTACGGCAGCGGAAACAACTACAAGAAACGAG ACCCGGCCTTTGCTCCCATCTCAGTCGGCGAAGACAACTCAGTCCATAAAGACAGCAACAGCCCGTACTACGGCGACCGACAGAACTACAAACGAG ACGCAGATCCGGCCTTTGCTCCCATCTCAGTCGGCGAAGACGAATCAGCCCATAAAGACAGCAACAGCCCGTACTACGGCGACCGACAGAACTACAAACGAG ACGCAGATCCGGCCTTTGCTCCCATCTCAGTCGGCGAAGACAGCTCAGTCCATAAAGACAGCAACAGCCCGTACTACGGCGACCGACAGAACTACAAACGAG CGCCCGAAGCCGAGGCCGAAGCCTCTCCTTCGGAAAAAGAAGA AAAAAGAGCACATACTCTTCTCGATCAGAACGTACTAGGACCACCCGTCCTACTCTACCCACGGCTCGCTTCGAAAGCAACCCTTACTATGCGTGTCGATGCTATCTCGACCTTCCTGAGCGCCTTAAGTGGTGTCTCCGCGGTTTGCGTCCTACCAATCGGCGCCCGATACTTCGCTCATCCGGACCCGAAGTTCAACAAAGCTCTGCTTCTATCGTCGAACTACCCTCCAGCAAAATTTGGCCCTTACAAGGAGCACGCTTGCGAGCGAGAACCTGGTGGTTCAGGGATCCTACATTGGCGTTGC GCTTACGGAGACAAAATCAAAAGCGAGATTTGCAGTAACGACTTCTGGGTTACACTCAGCAATGAATTCTTGCACAACTCGGGACAGCCCTGCCACGTCGATACGACTGATGGTGTAAACCATGGAGTCTGGATCTGCGTCTTGGAATAG